ATATGTTTTTAAAATCGGAATCTTTTCTAAGTCTAAGATGATTCATAATGCCCCCACTAACCTAGATATATTCATAATAAACAAAAAGGCCACCTTATAAAGCGGCCTAAGTCTCTTATGCAGTCAATCTTTTTCTACCTTTTGCTCTTCTTCTTCTAAGTACGTTTCTTCCTGTAGAAGTTTTCATTCTTTTTCTGAAGCCGTGCTCTTTACTTCTTTGTCTCTTCTTTGGTTGGTAAGTTCTTTTACTCATAATTACACCCCTTTCTACATTTTATAAAACCGCTATCTATGTAGAGGTTTCCCTAAAATACGCACATCATAACAAATATTATAATTCTCTC
This is a stretch of genomic DNA from Acetoanaerobium sticklandii. It encodes these proteins:
- the rpmH gene encoding 50S ribosomal protein L34, which gives rise to MSKRTYQPKKRQRSKEHGFRKRMKTSTGRNVLRRRRAKGRKRLTA